One part of the candidate division KSB1 bacterium genome encodes these proteins:
- the nuoE gene encoding NADH-quinone oxidoreductase subunit NuoE produces the protein MEFTQAEKKEIEYLRTRYPDSRSLTLPLMWMIQKRFGYVPDEAIYLIANELNIPPIWVEEVRSWYSMFTKKKEGKYVLEVCNNISCSLLGSQDIINYLCQKLGIKVGETTPDGMFTIKTVECLGSCGTGPMMQVGENYYELLTEEKIDKILDDLRNGKEHEQQPQEFPEYK, from the coding sequence ATGGAATTCACTCAGGCTGAAAAAAAGGAAATCGAATACTTACGAACACGTTATCCAGATTCGCGCTCTCTCACACTTCCTCTGATGTGGATGATTCAAAAAAGATTCGGATATGTTCCAGACGAGGCGATTTATCTCATTGCTAACGAATTGAACATTCCCCCGATTTGGGTGGAAGAGGTGCGATCATGGTATTCGATGTTTACCAAGAAAAAAGAAGGCAAATATGTTTTAGAAGTTTGCAATAATATCTCTTGTTCATTATTAGGAAGCCAGGACATTATTAATTATCTCTGCCAAAAATTGGGCATCAAAGTTGGTGAAACGACTCCGGATGGCATGTTCACCATTAAGACCGTGGAATGCCTGGGCTCATGCGGCACAGGTCCCATGATGCAGGTAGGCGAGAATTATTATGAGCTATTGACCGAGGAGAAAATCGATAAAATTTTGGATGATTTAAGAAACGGTAAAGAACACGAGCAGCAGCCACAGGAATTTCCTGAGTACAAATAA
- a CDS encoding NADH-quinone oxidoreductase subunit D, which produces MAAFEIPAKYKVEEVKKRKEILELPIASPGDEPIKINLGPSHPAMHGTIKMIAELVGETVVNIDVEPGFLHRGFEKMMENHTYASALPYTDRLNYVSAFINNFGYVATLEKLFGIEITERCAWLRTLLSELSRITDHYTCQAAICSELGAMTPFLYFMQARDWIWEHFNWATGARQTYSFARIGGLARDIPSEWLDKCKEILKKNIPLLKDIHGLMDRNRIFLDRTQGVGEISKEDAINAGITGPFLRSTGVAYDVRKAMPYLKYDEVEWEVPVGKYGDNYDRWYVRMREIEESMKICFQCIEKMPRTGPLFADGYQAHLPDKSEVYTTIEGLIKHFKIIIEGPKPPKGTIYHCVEGSNGELGFFLVSDGSGTAYRLHVRAPSFMIMGVLDKIIIGHQLADIIPIFGTVNMVGGECDR; this is translated from the coding sequence ATGGCAGCGTTTGAAATCCCTGCAAAATATAAAGTCGAAGAAGTTAAAAAGCGAAAAGAAATCCTGGAACTACCCATCGCAAGTCCGGGCGATGAGCCAATTAAGATCAATCTGGGCCCGTCGCACCCAGCCATGCACGGTACCATCAAGATGATCGCAGAGTTGGTCGGGGAGACCGTTGTCAATATCGATGTTGAACCCGGTTTTCTCCACCGAGGCTTTGAAAAAATGATGGAAAATCATACCTATGCCTCGGCACTCCCCTATACTGACCGTTTGAATTATGTTTCGGCGTTCATCAATAATTTTGGGTATGTGGCAACTTTAGAGAAGCTGTTTGGTATTGAAATCACCGAGCGTTGTGCCTGGTTAAGGACATTGCTTTCGGAACTATCCCGAATTACAGATCATTACACTTGTCAGGCAGCGATATGTAGCGAACTCGGTGCGATGACCCCATTTTTGTATTTTATGCAGGCTCGTGATTGGATTTGGGAACATTTCAATTGGGCAACTGGAGCGCGGCAGACCTATAGTTTTGCCCGCATTGGTGGGCTTGCCAGGGATATTCCCAGCGAATGGCTGGATAAATGCAAAGAAATTTTAAAGAAGAACATCCCGCTCTTGAAGGACATTCACGGTCTAATGGATCGGAACCGCATTTTCCTAGATCGAACCCAGGGCGTGGGCGAAATCAGCAAAGAAGATGCAATCAATGCGGGAATCACAGGACCGTTTTTGCGCTCCACGGGAGTAGCCTATGACGTACGCAAAGCTATGCCATATCTCAAATACGATGAGGTAGAATGGGAAGTGCCTGTCGGCAAATATGGCGACAATTACGATCGCTGGTACGTCCGCATGCGGGAGATCGAGGAATCAATGAAAATATGCTTTCAATGCATTGAAAAAATGCCTCGTACCGGTCCATTGTTCGCCGATGGCTATCAGGCACACCTGCCCGATAAATCAGAAGTCTATACCACCATCGAAGGATTGATCAAACATTTCAAAATTATTATTGAAGGTCCAAAGCCACCAAAGGGCACCATCTATCATTGCGTCGAGGGCTCGAATGGGGAATTAGGCTTTTTCCTCGTCTCAGATGGCTCTGGCACCGCTTATCGACTGCATGTTCGCGCTCCAAGTTTTATGATCATGGGCGTGCTGGACAAAATTATAATCGGTCATCAATTAGCGGATATCATCCCCATTTTTGGGACGGTAAATATGGTTGGTGGAGAATGCGATCGTTGA
- a CDS encoding NADH-quinone oxidoreductase subunit C — MAQYWLLKDDLNDFFEQFPQAEYYEEFEQPNIRIPANDLPKVFDFFKNHKKYPMDMLLDITAVDYLSSDYAERPNLTGREEDLYSPTRFDVVYHFYSVSTNKRVRVITSCGGEQPEVISSYPWWQAAHYLEREVWDMFGIKFSGHPDLRRVLLYEEFEGHPLRKDYPARGEQPRLALRNPEQNNGSV, encoded by the coding sequence ATGGCACAATACTGGTTATTGAAAGACGACCTGAACGATTTTTTTGAACAATTCCCACAGGCCGAATATTACGAAGAGTTCGAGCAACCGAACATCCGAATTCCTGCCAACGACTTACCAAAAGTATTCGATTTTTTTAAAAATCATAAAAAATATCCAATGGATATGCTGCTAGATATTACAGCCGTGGATTATTTAAGCAGCGACTATGCCGAGCGACCCAATTTAACTGGACGTGAAGAGGACTTGTATTCTCCGACTCGGTTCGATGTCGTGTATCATTTCTATTCAGTTTCCACAAATAAGCGCGTCAGAGTCATCACCAGTTGCGGGGGGGAACAACCCGAGGTGATTAGCAGCTATCCCTGGTGGCAGGCGGCTCATTATTTAGAACGAGAAGTTTGGGACATGTTCGGTATCAAATTCAGTGGGCATCCTGATTTGAGACGCGTTCTGCTTTACGAAGAATTCGAAGGTCATCCATTACGAAAAGATTATCCAGCCCGTGGAGAACAACCTCGATTAGCATTACGAAATCCGGAGCAAAACAATGGCAGCGTTTGA
- the nuoB gene encoding NADH-quinone oxidoreductase subunit NuoB gives MSEIEIPDNIITTKLDQFIGWARSYSLWQYVFGTACCAMEFMSVSAAHYDTDRFGAAMPRYSPRQADMLMVVGTITHKNAPVLRRVWEQMAEPKYVVAVGACAVSGGFYRNYATLQGCDRVIPVDVYIPGCPPRPEMILDGIMALQEKIRKSKQYL, from the coding sequence ATGTCAGAAATCGAAATCCCGGATAACATTATTACCACCAAATTGGATCAATTCATCGGTTGGGCGAGAAGTTATTCGCTCTGGCAATACGTTTTTGGCACGGCCTGTTGTGCCATGGAGTTTATGTCCGTCAGCGCTGCCCATTACGATACCGATCGGTTTGGTGCTGCCATGCCGCGATATTCCCCGCGACAGGCAGATATGCTGATGGTGGTGGGAACGATTACCCATAAAAATGCCCCGGTTTTAAGGCGGGTGTGGGAGCAGATGGCGGAACCTAAATATGTTGTGGCAGTTGGCGCCTGTGCAGTGAGCGGCGGATTTTATCGCAATTACGCAACGCTCCAAGGCTGCGATCGGGTCATCCCCGTCGATGTCTATATCCCTGGCTGCCCGCCACGCCCCGAGATGATACTCGATGGTATCATGGCGTTGCAGGAAAAAATCAGAAAATCCAAACAATATTTATAA
- a CDS encoding NADH-quinone oxidoreductase subunit A: MTDQYLPILLIVIISTATAGLILVLNALLGPKPKHRKDFPSKYTPFECGSDLLQDNQKRVSIRFYLLALLFVLFDLEGILLYPWAIVGRSLGWLGLVEISVFLAFLLIAFFWAYRRKALDWR, from the coding sequence ATGACTGATCAGTATCTACCCATCCTGCTCATCGTCATTATTTCCACTGCCACTGCTGGGCTGATACTTGTATTAAATGCGTTATTAGGCCCAAAGCCGAAGCATCGCAAGGATTTTCCATCAAAATACACTCCGTTTGAGTGTGGTTCTGATTTGCTCCAGGACAATCAAAAGCGAGTGAGCATTCGATTTTATTTACTGGCGTTACTATTTGTGCTTTTCGATCTTGAGGGAATTTTGCTCTATCCTTGGGCAATTGTCGGGAGGTCATTGGGCTGGCTCGGCTTAGTAGAGATATCTGTATTTTTAGCATTCTTGTTAATCGCTTTCTTTTGGGCATACCGAAGAAAAGCGCTGGATTGGAGGTAA
- a CDS encoding SDR family oxidoreductase: MTQNLNVDLSGKTVLITGASRGIGRAIAIRFAENDARVIVHYHKNQMAAEQTLAKLKPGDHFIASADISDPMATKAMVDAVLSKTQRIDILVNNAGIFEEAPIAEQSYEEWQNKWQRTIATNLIGAANVTFLVAKNMMQHGGGKIINVSSRGAFRGEPLAPSYGASKAGLNAMSQSLAQALAPYHIFVYVIAPGFVETEMARSALQGERGIEIRKQSPLNRVAYPSEVANTALFLASEGIDFLTGCIIDVNGASYLRS, translated from the coding sequence ATGACCCAAAATCTGAATGTTGATCTTTCGGGAAAAACAGTACTCATTACAGGTGCTTCTCGCGGCATTGGGAGGGCTATTGCAATACGCTTTGCCGAAAACGACGCTCGGGTAATTGTCCACTATCACAAAAATCAGATGGCTGCGGAACAGACACTTGCCAAGTTAAAACCAGGCGATCATTTTATTGCATCGGCTGATATCTCCGATCCTATGGCAACAAAAGCAATGGTGGATGCAGTGCTCTCCAAGACGCAGCGCATCGATATTCTGGTCAATAATGCTGGAATCTTCGAGGAAGCGCCGATTGCAGAGCAAAGCTATGAAGAATGGCAGAATAAGTGGCAGCGAACCATTGCAACAAATCTCATTGGAGCAGCCAATGTTACCTTTTTGGTTGCAAAAAATATGATGCAGCACGGCGGCGGCAAAATCATCAATGTTTCCAGCCGAGGCGCCTTTCGCGGTGAACCTTTGGCTCCCAGTTACGGCGCAAGCAAGGCCGGGCTCAACGCTATGAGTCAATCGCTGGCTCAGGCCTTGGCGCCCTATCATATTTTCGTTTATGTAATCGCTCCAGGATTTGTTGAGACCGAAATGGCGCGCTCGGCGCTCCAAGGCGAACGCGGCATTGAAATTCGAAAACAAAGTCCGCTTAATCGAGTCGCTTATCCTAGCGAAGTTGCCAACACCGCCCTGTTCTTGGCTTCAGAGGGGATTGATTTCCTCACTGGATGCATTATCGATGTGAATGGTGCCTCTTATTTAAGATCTTAG
- a CDS encoding family 20 glycosylhydrolase: MRTRWMFFAVILLIFQVMTLFGGVKTMTGPILMPIPATIKMTSDKFVLSDSFSVAISGHASPRLQHATTRTMARLARLTGLFLPRDLIINNDPKTDQASLIVHCQRPGKLALHENESYRLLVTNRTIELSAETDLGVLRGLETLLQLVMADSNAYYLPGVEIEDAPRFVWRGLLIDVGRHFMPVDVIKRNLDGMAAVKMNVLHWHLTEDQGFRVECKTFPKLHELGSDGFYYTHEQIKEVIAYAAERGIRVVPEFDMPGHATSWFVGYPELASAPGPYQIKRTWGIHDPVMDPTRESTYQFLDKFFKEMATLFPDEYIHIGGDENNGKQWSANPHIQAFMKKHNFRTTAELQGHFNRRIHKILGKYGKKMVGWDEIFESELPKDIVIQSWRGRESLYEAARKGYRCLLSNGYYIDLIQPTDYHYLNDPLPSDAPISESERSFILGGEATMWSEFVCAETIDSRIWPRTAAIAERLWSPEHIRDVEDMYRRLETMSFRLEHLGLTHDKNYLMMLRRLANNTDFSPLKTLVDVIEPVKIYTRGQLRQYTSFSPLTRVVDAARPDAKVARLFRNRVDSLLANPSSANGLWQAIKNDLVLWQNNHELLKPIIAGSPILREIESLSYDLSQLATVGLQAIHYLETGQLADRTWKANSLQIANQAKTPRGETELMIISAIEKLINQAARDTN; the protein is encoded by the coding sequence ATGCGAACAAGATGGATGTTTTTTGCCGTAATTCTGTTGATCTTTCAAGTGATGACACTATTTGGTGGGGTGAAGACGATGACAGGGCCAATTCTGATGCCAATTCCAGCCACGATCAAGATGACAAGCGACAAGTTTGTCCTCTCTGATTCATTCTCCGTAGCAATTAGCGGCCATGCCAGCCCGAGGCTTCAACACGCTACAACCAGAACGATGGCACGATTAGCAAGGCTGACAGGGTTATTTCTACCGAGGGACTTAATCATAAATAATGATCCCAAAACAGACCAAGCCAGCCTAATTGTTCACTGCCAAAGGCCAGGGAAGTTAGCATTGCATGAAAACGAAAGCTATAGACTGTTGGTAACCAATCGGACGATCGAGTTGAGCGCTGAAACCGATTTAGGAGTTCTGCGCGGGCTAGAGACCTTGCTTCAATTGGTTATGGCAGATTCTAACGCTTATTATCTGCCTGGCGTCGAAATCGAGGATGCGCCGCGATTCGTCTGGCGCGGACTATTGATCGATGTAGGGCGTCATTTTATGCCAGTTGATGTCATCAAGCGCAATCTTGATGGCATGGCAGCAGTGAAAATGAATGTCTTGCATTGGCATCTCACTGAGGATCAAGGTTTTCGGGTAGAATGTAAAACCTTCCCCAAATTGCACGAGCTTGGTTCCGATGGTTTCTACTACACCCATGAACAGATCAAGGAAGTTATTGCCTATGCTGCTGAGCGTGGTATCCGAGTGGTGCCCGAATTCGATATGCCAGGTCACGCGACAAGCTGGTTTGTTGGCTATCCAGAATTAGCCAGCGCACCAGGGCCTTATCAGATCAAGCGCACCTGGGGCATCCACGATCCGGTCATGGACCCAACCCGCGAATCCACCTATCAATTTTTAGATAAATTCTTCAAAGAAATGGCAACGCTGTTCCCCGATGAATATATTCACATCGGCGGAGATGAAAACAATGGCAAACAATGGAGCGCTAATCCTCATATTCAGGCGTTCATGAAGAAACATAACTTCCGCACAACGGCTGAACTTCAGGGACATTTCAACCGTAGGATTCACAAAATCCTTGGCAAATATGGCAAAAAAATGGTGGGATGGGATGAAATATTTGAATCAGAATTGCCTAAGGATATCGTTATTCAATCGTGGCGGGGTAGAGAAAGCTTGTATGAAGCGGCAAGAAAAGGCTATCGCTGCTTGCTGTCCAATGGCTATTACATTGATCTGATCCAGCCCACCGATTACCATTATTTGAACGACCCGCTTCCCAGCGATGCCCCCATTTCAGAATCCGAACGATCGTTTATTTTGGGCGGTGAAGCCACCATGTGGTCGGAGTTCGTTTGTGCCGAGACCATAGACTCGCGCATCTGGCCACGAACCGCAGCTATTGCTGAACGGCTATGGTCGCCAGAGCACATCCGAGATGTGGAGGATATGTACCGACGGCTTGAGACAATGAGTTTTCGACTCGAACATTTGGGTCTAACGCATGATAAGAATTATTTAATGATGTTGCGTCGCTTAGCAAATAATACAGATTTTTCCCCACTAAAAACTTTGGTTGATGTCATCGAGCCAGTCAAAATTTACACTCGAGGTCAATTGCGGCAATATACATCGTTTTCACCGCTTACTCGGGTGGTAGATGCGGCTCGCCCTGATGCCAAAGTAGCTCGCCTGTTCCGAAATCGAGTGGATAGCCTGCTCGCTAATCCCAGCTCAGCAAACGGGCTTTGGCAAGCTATCAAAAACGATCTTGTCCTCTGGCAAAACAACCATGAACTCTTGAAGCCGATCATCGCAGGATCTCCCATACTCAGAGAGATTGAAAGCCTATCTTATGATTTGTCACAACTGGCAACTGTTGGTCTGCAAGCGATCCATTATCTCGAAACCGGCCAACTAGCTGATCGCACTTGGAAGGCTAATAGCCTCCAAATAGCTAATCAAGCCAAAACCCCTCGCGGCGAAACCGAGCTTATGATTATCTCCGCGATCGAAAAGCTGATCAACCAGGCAGCTCGCGACACAAATTAA
- a CDS encoding L-rhamnose isomerase, producing MDQSTRIEQAYEIAKQRYAELGVDTERAIEQLRHISISIHCWQADDVGGFEAPDASLAGSGLQVTGNFPGKARNVEELRRDLIQALKLIPGYHRVNLHAIYGEFGGKRIDRDAIRPEHFQGWVDWARHHQLKLDFNATCFAHPKASQGYTLSSKDAAIRKFWIEHVKRCREISAFMGRELNSSCIHNLWIPDGSKDSPVDRWTHRALLKQSLDEIFAIHYPETEMKDAIESKLFGIGSESYVVGSHEFYLDYGISRNKMICLDMGHFHPTESIADKISAILQFSNELLLHVSRGVRWDSDHVVILNDELKGVSEEIIRADALHRVHFALDFFDASMNRIGAYVIGTRAVQKSLLLALLEPTAKLREHENRGDLFARLALLEEIKTLPFGAVWEYYCLINNVPIGTSIIEEIKRYEQEVLIKRS from the coding sequence ATGGATCAATCAACTCGAATCGAACAAGCTTACGAGATCGCGAAACAGCGCTATGCTGAGTTAGGCGTTGATACGGAGCGTGCAATTGAACAGCTACGTCACATTTCTATTTCAATCCATTGCTGGCAGGCCGATGATGTTGGAGGTTTCGAAGCACCAGATGCGTCTCTGGCTGGAAGCGGGCTTCAGGTAACTGGTAATTTCCCTGGCAAGGCTCGAAATGTCGAAGAGTTGCGCCGAGATTTAATTCAAGCGCTAAAATTGATTCCGGGCTACCACCGCGTGAATCTACATGCCATCTACGGCGAGTTCGGTGGCAAGCGAATTGATCGTGATGCGATTCGCCCAGAGCATTTTCAAGGTTGGGTCGACTGGGCTCGGCATCATCAACTGAAATTGGATTTTAATGCCACCTGTTTTGCTCATCCCAAAGCCAGTCAGGGTTACACATTGAGCAGCAAAGACGCTGCAATCCGTAAATTCTGGATTGAACATGTGAAGCGCTGCCGGGAGATCAGCGCATTTATGGGGCGGGAATTGAATAGCTCCTGTATTCACAATCTATGGATCCCCGATGGCAGCAAAGATAGCCCAGTTGATCGCTGGACCCATCGCGCGCTGCTCAAACAGTCCTTGGATGAGATTTTTGCGATTCATTATCCCGAGACCGAAATGAAAGATGCCATCGAAAGCAAGCTGTTTGGCATTGGAAGCGAATCTTATGTCGTTGGTTCCCATGAATTTTATCTTGATTATGGTATTTCCAGAAACAAAATGATCTGTTTGGACATGGGACATTTTCACCCCACTGAGTCCATCGCTGACAAAATTTCTGCGATCCTGCAATTCTCCAATGAATTATTGTTGCATGTGAGCCGTGGGGTTCGTTGGGATAGCGATCATGTGGTCATTTTAAATGATGAGTTAAAAGGAGTATCTGAAGAGATCATCCGCGCAGACGCGCTTCATCGGGTTCATTTCGCGCTGGACTTCTTTGATGCCAGCATGAATCGAATTGGAGCTTACGTCATCGGAACTCGAGCAGTTCAGAAAAGTCTGTTGCTTGCCCTATTGGAGCCCACTGCAAAATTGCGGGAGCACGAAAATCGTGGCGACCTTTTCGCCCGACTTGCCCTATTGGAGGAAATCAAGACTTTGCCTTTTGGTGCAGTGTGGGAGTATTATTGTTTGATCAATAATGTTCCCATTGGAACAAGCATAATCGAGGAAATAAAGCGATATGAGCAGGAGGTCTTGATCAAACGGAGCTGA
- a CDS encoding TetR/AcrR family transcriptional regulator, which produces MEQNIKLKIDNDNSTKATIFKAAAKLFAEKGFNGVSMREISELSNVTKPTIYYYFGNKEGIYKALIQEALNYHLEDLKQIAALKIPMKQKLIELLKRRFQISLQYPELTKFVLQVFTHYEKLPCLDGFESEVAAHAKIFAEMIQQGIDSGEFGPSARPELVVHVIGAVLLHFLMNQLNSAEQILSDQLAEELIELLFKGLNE; this is translated from the coding sequence ATGGAGCAAAATATCAAGCTAAAAATAGACAATGATAATTCAACGAAAGCCACGATTTTCAAAGCGGCTGCCAAACTATTTGCTGAAAAAGGCTTCAACGGCGTTTCTATGCGGGAGATTTCCGAGTTATCCAATGTAACCAAGCCAACCATTTATTATTATTTTGGGAACAAAGAAGGAATTTATAAAGCGTTGATTCAGGAAGCGCTCAATTATCATTTGGAAGATTTAAAACAAATTGCAGCGCTCAAAATCCCAATGAAGCAAAAGCTAATAGAATTGCTTAAACGACGATTTCAGATCAGCCTTCAATATCCTGAATTGACGAAGTTTGTATTGCAGGTCTTCACCCATTATGAGAAACTGCCATGCCTGGATGGGTTTGAGTCAGAAGTGGCAGCTCACGCCAAAATTTTTGCCGAGATGATTCAGCAAGGGATCGATTCTGGTGAATTTGGTCCCAGTGCTCGGCCAGAATTGGTAGTCCACGTCATCGGCGCAGTGCTATTGCATTTCCTGATGAACCAGTTGAACAGCGCTGAGCAGATCCTTTCTGATCAATTAGCGGAAGAGCTGATTGAGTTGTTGTTTAAGGGTTTAAATGAATAG
- a CDS encoding TolC family protein gives MIFKQRVLILSVITVLLLPIIGNSQEVLVLDLDRSVDLALKNNPSIRMAEKELSKARAGVWESVSNILPHLDGSVSFQKAWAIQETVIPNFIKMMLPPGTPGLELYPDYVRVAFGIENTFRYGASVTQPLFLGGAGIAGVQVAMAARDAAELNLEEQRQQLIYQTADAFYLCLLTKELVKVQEEAMAQAQANLENVIKKYDVGMASGFDKMRAEVEAANLQPELIAAKNNYQTALTQLKTILGLKREALIEVQGQLEYVNDEFGDMPLEEIQRLALKDRPVVRALSEQKYMAQKGIALARSNFLPKLFFQTDYSYMAMRNDYKFRQDDFSKGFTSSLSLQIPLFKGFKSAAQFHQAQLDFKKMLDSEKQVYDGIAAEAEMAYNKFQEARQKYLSARQTVDLAQEALRLANLMYDEGMNTQLDVLNSQLALTRAKLNYANSVYEYQKARYQLRKATGKLSSVL, from the coding sequence ATGATATTCAAACAGAGGGTTTTAATTTTATCCGTGATTACTGTGCTGCTTTTGCCGATCATCGGGAATAGTCAGGAGGTACTTGTTTTAGATTTAGATCGAAGTGTGGATCTGGCGCTAAAAAATAACCCAAGCATTCGGATGGCGGAGAAGGAGCTCTCGAAGGCTCGAGCTGGCGTTTGGGAGTCGGTTTCCAATATTCTGCCGCATCTGGATGGTTCGGTCAGTTTCCAGAAGGCATGGGCCATCCAGGAGACGGTGATCCCGAATTTCATTAAAATGATGTTGCCTCCAGGAACGCCTGGGCTGGAGCTTTATCCTGACTACGTTAGGGTCGCTTTTGGTATTGAGAATACTTTTCGCTATGGTGCCAGTGTCACCCAGCCATTATTTTTGGGAGGTGCAGGGATCGCGGGGGTTCAGGTCGCCATGGCAGCGCGCGATGCTGCCGAGCTGAATCTCGAGGAACAGCGCCAGCAATTGATCTACCAAACGGCTGATGCATTTTATCTTTGTCTGCTCACCAAGGAACTGGTGAAAGTCCAGGAGGAGGCGATGGCGCAAGCGCAGGCGAATCTCGAGAATGTGATCAAAAAATATGATGTTGGTATGGCATCGGGGTTTGACAAGATGCGGGCTGAGGTTGAGGCGGCCAATTTACAGCCAGAGTTGATCGCTGCGAAAAACAATTATCAAACCGCTTTGACTCAGTTAAAGACGATCCTTGGGTTAAAGCGCGAGGCTCTGATCGAGGTGCAGGGACAGTTGGAGTATGTCAATGATGAGTTCGGCGATATGCCCTTGGAGGAAATTCAGCGATTGGCTTTAAAGGATCGACCAGTTGTGCGGGCATTATCAGAGCAAAAATACATGGCCCAGAAAGGAATTGCTCTGGCACGAAGTAATTTTCTCCCCAAGTTGTTCTTCCAGACCGATTATTCTTATATGGCGATGAGAAATGATTATAAATTTCGACAAGATGATTTCAGCAAAGGCTTTACTTCCTCATTGAGCCTCCAAATTCCGTTATTCAAGGGTTTCAAATCGGCGGCCCAGTTCCATCAAGCACAATTGGATTTCAAAAAGATGCTCGATTCCGAAAAACAGGTGTATGATGGGATTGCTGCGGAAGCCGAAATGGCCTACAATAAATTTCAAGAGGCGCGTCAAAAATACCTCTCTGCTCGACAGACTGTTGATTTAGCTCAGGAAGCATTGCGGTTGGCAAATCTGATGTATGATGAGGGGATGAATACTCAATTGGATGTATTAAATTCGCAACTCGCTTTAACCCGTGCCAAATTGAACTATGCCAATTCTGTGTACGAATATCAGAAGGCGCGATATCAATTGCGGAAAGCTACGGGCAAACTGTCTAGTGTATTATAG
- a CDS encoding efflux RND transporter periplasmic adaptor subunit — translation MKRMVLVVVVLAWLSAMIMAGCDRSSSRATETEVKIPVEVMTVKLGDVVQSLTYSGDIKAETEVKVFSKIPDRIERFFVDVGDEVRRGSPIAKVVATTIEQAVRQAEAGLAAARAQEANLRVEFERAQRLTNEKAMSPQQFDAIKTQYEAVKAQVEQAEAAVKTAHSQLADATITAPISGVIGNRYYEAGDMASPAMPVVTIVQMDRVKITFYATEEDLGKLAIGQKAAVMVKSYPDRTFEGKVVKISPVLDPLTRMAEVEVLIDNNQRLLKPGMYAQVEVTVGIIKDVIVVPRFAVIENTTLERIEGQDQVIKNYYVFVVDSNKAFQKKLSVQYANHKSLAVSSGVDIGSKLVIAGQNNLRDGVAVTIIKGEEDKL, via the coding sequence ATGAAACGGATGGTATTAGTTGTAGTGGTGTTGGCTTGGCTATCTGCCATGATCATGGCTGGATGTGATCGCTCGAGTTCGAGAGCCACCGAGACTGAGGTCAAAATACCAGTCGAGGTGATGACGGTGAAATTGGGGGATGTGGTTCAATCGTTGACATACAGTGGAGATATCAAGGCTGAGACCGAGGTAAAGGTGTTTTCGAAGATCCCAGATCGGATCGAACGATTTTTTGTTGATGTGGGAGATGAGGTAAGGCGAGGGTCTCCCATTGCGAAAGTTGTCGCCACGACGATCGAGCAAGCGGTGAGGCAAGCGGAGGCGGGATTAGCGGCTGCGCGCGCCCAAGAAGCGAACTTGCGGGTTGAATTTGAGCGTGCCCAACGGCTGACCAATGAAAAAGCCATGAGCCCGCAACAATTCGATGCCATTAAAACCCAATATGAAGCGGTCAAGGCCCAGGTTGAACAAGCAGAAGCTGCGGTGAAGACGGCCCACAGCCAATTAGCTGATGCAACAATAACAGCCCCAATTAGCGGCGTGATCGGCAATCGCTATTATGAAGCCGGTGATATGGCCAGCCCCGCTATGCCAGTAGTCACGATTGTACAAATGGATCGGGTCAAGATCACTTTTTATGCTACGGAAGAAGATCTGGGGAAGCTCGCCATTGGACAAAAAGCAGCCGTGATGGTTAAAAGCTATCCCGATCGGACCTTTGAGGGAAAGGTGGTTAAAATTAGCCCAGTGCTCGATCCGTTGACTCGCATGGCCGAAGTCGAAGTGTTGATCGACAACAATCAAAGATTGCTCAAGCCAGGTATGTACGCTCAGGTGGAGGTTACGGTTGGCATTATCAAAGATGTGATTGTCGTGCCACGTTTCGCCGTGATCGAAAATACGACCTTGGAACGCATCGAGGGACAGGATCAAGTGATCAAAAACTATTATGTTTTTGTGGTAGATAGCAACAAAGCTTTTCAGAAAAAGTTAAGCGTTCAATATGCAAATCATAAATCCCTCGCCGTAAGTAGCGGCGTTGATATCGGAAGTAAATTGGTCATTGCAGGACAAAATAATCTTCGCGACGGCGTGGCTGTGACAATTATCAAAGGTGAGGAGGATAAATTATGA